Proteins encoded within one genomic window of Flavobacterium sp. NG2:
- a CDS encoding DUF423 domain-containing protein, whose product MDKKIIGTGALMGMIAIILGAFGAHALKKILTPELLATFETGVRYQMYQAFFLLLLPSFKILTEKTKKTIFYLIVIGVIFFSGSIYGLATNYLTPFDFKTIGFITPIGGLFIIIGWGMLAYNYFKSKS is encoded by the coding sequence ATTGATAAAAAGATAATAGGCACTGGTGCATTAATGGGAATGATAGCAATAATTTTAGGGGCTTTTGGCGCTCATGCTTTGAAGAAAATCTTAACTCCTGAATTGTTGGCTACTTTTGAAACAGGTGTTCGCTATCAAATGTATCAAGCGTTTTTTTTATTACTGCTGCCAAGTTTTAAAATACTGACTGAAAAGACCAAAAAAACTATTTTTTACCTGATTGTTATAGGAGTAATTTTCTTCTCGGGTTCTATTTATGGTTTGGCTACAAACTACTTAACTCCTTTTGATTTTAAGACTATCGGATTCATAACTCCCATTGGTGGATTATTCATAATTATTGGTTGGGGAATGCTGGCATACAATTATTTTAAGAGCAAATCATAA
- the pckA gene encoding phosphoenolpyruvate carboxykinase (ATP): MDSNTTKKIPDLDKIGILNAKIHYQLSAEDLHQICLARGQGKETSTGALAIHTGKFSGRSPQDRFIVKDAITENEVCWGDVNIPFESDDFDALYDKLTSYLSNKELFVRDAYVCAEPKYRLNVRAITETAWSNLFCHNMFLRLNEDELEHFETDWTVICAPSFLADPIIDKTRQGNFTLLNFSRKIVMIGGTGYTGEIKKGIFSALNFILPVKEKILSMHCSANVGQNGETAIFFGLSGTGKTTLSADPKRKLIGDDEHGWTKENTVFNFEGGCYAKVVNLSEENEPDIYRAIRKGALIENVVFKTGTNEVDFSDISISPNTRVSYPIEHIDNIQPGSVGGNPKNIFFLTADSFGILPPIARLTPGQAAYHFISGYTAKIAGTETGITEPQPNFSACFGAPFMPLHPTRYAEMLSQKIKEDEATVWLINTGWTAGPYGTGSRMKIKYTRAMIDAALSGELDQVNYQNHPVFGIAIPQSCPNVPSEVLNPRDTWNDKELYDIKSIALAEKFKANFAPFKEFANDEILSGAPKV; the protein is encoded by the coding sequence ATGGACAGCAATACCACCAAAAAAATCCCTGATTTGGATAAAATAGGGATTCTAAACGCCAAAATACATTATCAATTATCTGCCGAAGACTTACATCAAATATGCCTCGCTAGAGGACAAGGAAAGGAAACTTCAACTGGAGCACTCGCTATCCATACCGGTAAATTCTCCGGAAGGTCGCCTCAAGATCGTTTTATCGTCAAAGATGCCATTACTGAAAATGAAGTTTGCTGGGGAGATGTTAACATCCCTTTTGAATCTGATGATTTTGACGCTTTGTATGACAAGCTCACTTCCTATTTATCAAATAAAGAATTATTTGTAAGAGATGCTTATGTGTGTGCAGAACCTAAATACCGACTGAATGTTAGGGCTATTACCGAAACAGCTTGGTCAAATTTATTTTGTCATAACATGTTCTTAAGATTAAATGAGGACGAATTAGAGCATTTTGAAACCGATTGGACCGTAATTTGCGCTCCGAGTTTTTTAGCTGATCCGATAATAGACAAAACCCGTCAAGGAAATTTTACGCTATTGAATTTCAGTCGAAAAATTGTAATGATTGGAGGAACGGGGTATACGGGCGAAATCAAAAAAGGAATTTTTTCGGCTTTGAATTTTATACTTCCTGTTAAAGAAAAAATTTTATCGATGCATTGCAGTGCTAATGTGGGGCAAAATGGTGAAACTGCTATTTTCTTTGGTTTATCAGGAACTGGAAAAACGACGCTTTCGGCTGATCCTAAACGAAAATTGATAGGTGACGACGAACATGGCTGGACTAAAGAAAATACTGTTTTTAATTTTGAAGGGGGTTGTTATGCCAAAGTTGTCAACCTGTCTGAAGAAAATGAACCTGATATTTATAGAGCCATACGAAAAGGAGCTTTAATCGAAAATGTAGTTTTTAAAACAGGAACTAATGAGGTAGACTTTAGCGATATTTCTATTTCGCCCAATACTCGTGTGAGCTATCCTATTGAACATATTGACAATATTCAGCCAGGTTCTGTTGGAGGTAATCCAAAGAATATTTTTTTCTTAACTGCTGATTCTTTTGGAATTTTGCCTCCCATTGCGCGTTTGACTCCTGGTCAAGCTGCCTATCATTTTATATCTGGTTATACAGCTAAAATAGCGGGTACCGAAACAGGAATTACTGAGCCCCAGCCTAATTTTTCAGCTTGTTTTGGCGCACCCTTTATGCCATTACATCCCACACGCTATGCCGAAATGTTAAGTCAAAAAATAAAAGAAGATGAGGCAACGGTTTGGTTAATAAACACTGGATGGACAGCAGGTCCATATGGAACTGGAAGCAGAATGAAAATAAAATACACTCGTGCTATGATTGATGCTGCTTTGAGTGGCGAATTGGACCAAGTTAATTATCAAAATCACCCCGTATTTGGTATTGCGATTCCACAATCTTGTCCTAATGTACCGAGTGAAGTATTAAATCCTAGAGACACTTGGAACGATAAGGAATTGTATGATATAAAAAGCATAGCATTAGCAGAAAAATTTAAAGCTAATTTTGCTCCTTTCAAGGAGTTTGCCAACGACGAAATTTTGTCAGGAGCGCCGAAAGTTTAA
- a CDS encoding transposase, translated as MAKIVRLSEFQYKFSIFTINENFDSFYAQFLKTDLGKIYLSMPFSELSQAFKLKDSNKGTHCYFSPKGKIALMMLKNYYGCSDKKLIELLNGNIFMQFFCDILIPIDKPLTNFKIVSQIRMELSKGLNIRKSQEILAKNWIPYMSDLDKIFTDATCYESEVRFPTNQKLLWECVQWNYKQMEALCGMLKIKLPRTKYLDWCRRYNEYSKKRKKQSKHRTKVTRGLLKLLYKLNAELNKIENQNSFEATKKYKNQRSLIAKVYQQQSQIFKTGKSVPDRIISISKSYIRPIVRGKEVKQVEFGAKVNKIQIDGINFIEHIQYRAFNEGTRLQSTVFCAQNLTKTKVKMLGADAIYATNKNRTFTTSNNIQTDFVRKGKAGKNEEQRKILAKEIKKERSTRLEGSFGKEKEHYNLKKIKAKTQKSEMLWIFFGIHTGNALEIGRRILKQQQILAA; from the coding sequence ATGGCAAAAATAGTACGTTTAAGCGAATTTCAATACAAATTTTCAATTTTTACTATCAATGAAAATTTTGATAGTTTTTACGCCCAATTTTTAAAAACGGATTTGGGTAAAATATACCTTTCAATGCCTTTTTCTGAGCTTAGTCAAGCCTTCAAATTGAAAGATTCTAACAAAGGGACTCATTGTTATTTTAGTCCCAAGGGTAAGATTGCCCTGATGATGTTAAAAAATTACTACGGTTGCTCAGATAAAAAACTTATCGAACTTTTGAACGGTAATATTTTTATGCAGTTTTTTTGCGACATTTTAATCCCTATAGACAAACCCCTGACTAATTTTAAAATCGTGAGCCAAATCAGAATGGAACTCTCCAAAGGCTTAAATATTCGAAAGAGTCAAGAAATATTAGCTAAAAACTGGATTCCATATATGAGTGATTTGGATAAAATTTTTACAGATGCTACTTGTTACGAAAGTGAAGTACGTTTTCCTACTAATCAAAAACTACTATGGGAATGCGTACAATGGAATTACAAACAAATGGAAGCCTTATGCGGCATGTTAAAAATCAAGTTACCAAGAACCAAGTATTTGGATTGGTGTAGACGCTATAATGAATATTCTAAAAAAAGAAAAAAGCAATCAAAACACCGTACAAAAGTAACCAGAGGACTGTTGAAATTATTGTACAAACTTAACGCTGAACTCAATAAAATTGAGAATCAAAATTCTTTTGAAGCTACTAAAAAATACAAAAACCAACGTTCTCTAATCGCTAAGGTGTATCAACAACAGTCTCAAATTTTTAAAACAGGCAAAAGTGTTCCAGATAGAATAATAAGTATTAGTAAAAGCTATATTAGACCTATTGTAAGAGGTAAGGAAGTAAAACAAGTTGAATTTGGAGCCAAAGTCAACAAAATCCAAATTGATGGAATTAATTTTATAGAACATATTCAGTACAGAGCTTTCAATGAAGGTACACGTCTTCAAAGCACGGTTTTTTGCGCTCAAAACTTAACCAAAACTAAAGTAAAAATGCTTGGTGCTGATGCAATTTATGCCACCAATAAAAATCGAACATTCACCACTTCAAACAACATCCAAACCGATTTTGTGCGAAAAGGAAAAGCTGGCAAAAATGAAGAACAGCGTAAAATCTTAGCTAAAGAAATCAAAAAAGAACGCTCCACTCGATTAGAAGGAAGTTTTGGAAAAGAGAAAGAACATTACAATCTAAAAAAGATAAAAGCCAAAACCCAAAAAAGTGAAATGCTTTGGATCTTCTTCGGAATACATACAGGAAATGCCCTGGAAATAGGAAGAAGAATTCTCAAGCAGCAACAAATTTTAGCAGCCTAA
- a CDS encoding glycosyltransferase — translation MKILIVDDQELVLLSLEKCLLDLGYEVVSSKNVSEGIQKYDQHSPDLVIADINMPFSEDSETRDINDRSNVDGNGLEIAKYIKKTKGHKTPVMILSGNTDEDIIVKGFDLGVDDYMKKPLSLSEIGARVKRLIGAGETASTNTKKNQIIQNNCIGVVIPCYNEETRLLSDEFKTFVNSNLGYHLCFVNDGSKDKTLEVLEKLRVGNEDHISIYDCEKNGGKAEAVRLGMLHLAKQGQYNYIGFLDADLSTDFEDFNDLATTISNSNFKIVSGSRMARMGADITKESARAIISKMINFIIRKTIGMEFNDTQCGAKIMTKDVIDNTFQTKFLTKWLFDVEIFMRMKKIYGDEETKKLVCEQPLKRWIHADGSKLSFKDSLKIVFQIGQIAISYR, via the coding sequence ATGAAAATTTTAATCGTCGATGACCAAGAATTAGTTTTATTATCTCTAGAAAAATGCCTTTTAGATCTAGGATACGAAGTTGTAAGTTCCAAAAATGTATCCGAAGGAATTCAGAAATATGACCAACACTCCCCTGATTTAGTAATTGCTGACATCAACATGCCTTTTAGCGAAGATTCCGAAACAAGGGATATCAATGATAGGTCTAACGTTGATGGAAACGGGTTAGAGATTGCCAAATACATTAAAAAAACCAAAGGACACAAAACTCCAGTGATGATATTATCTGGTAATACAGATGAAGATATAATTGTCAAAGGATTTGATCTAGGAGTTGATGATTACATGAAAAAACCTTTGAGTTTAAGCGAAATAGGCGCCAGAGTTAAAAGACTGATTGGAGCAGGAGAAACTGCTTCTACAAACACTAAGAAAAATCAAATCATACAAAATAACTGTATCGGAGTTGTAATACCTTGTTACAATGAAGAAACACGATTGCTAAGTGATGAGTTCAAAACATTTGTAAATTCAAACTTAGGATATCATCTTTGTTTTGTAAATGATGGGAGCAAAGATAAAACACTTGAAGTTTTAGAAAAATTACGTGTAGGTAATGAAGATCACATTAGTATTTACGACTGCGAAAAAAATGGTGGTAAAGCCGAAGCTGTACGTTTAGGCATGCTCCATTTAGCTAAACAAGGACAATACAACTACATTGGTTTTCTTGACGCCGATTTATCAACTGATTTTGAAGACTTCAATGATCTTGCGACCACAATATCCAACTCAAATTTTAAAATAGTAAGTGGTTCTAGAATGGCTCGTATGGGTGCTGATATTACTAAGGAATCTGCCCGAGCAATAATTAGTAAAATGATTAATTTTATTATTCGAAAAACGATTGGAATGGAATTTAATGACACCCAATGTGGCGCTAAAATCATGACTAAAGATGTTATTGACAACACTTTTCAAACCAAATTCTTGACAAAATGGCTTTTTGATGTCGAAATTTTCATGCGAATGAAAAAAATATATGGTGATGAAGAGACTAAAAAATTAGTTTGCGAACAACCTTTAAAGAGATGGATTCATGCCGATGGTTCTAAATTATCATTTAAAGATTCCCTAAAAATTGTTTTTCAAATTGGACAAATAGCGATTTCATATAGATAA
- a CDS encoding PH domain-containing protein — MRDQIKKFLNEDQDPKAIEKITSKLQDLLMKNEEVGYIGVQKKPAITVFPDSIVLTNKRIILCKPKNLGLSMDFVDYDWEDVTASFVKENLLGSEFSFSTKTELTISIDYIPKTQARKLYTFAKEQMDNLKNITYTVNSPVEIEDETATDVEEMETEEVTHFAEIVSANPPEFHTNEIHTTTKERPLSELSQDELFEKLQNYKKLLDNGLILQGEYDALKKEVLSYM; from the coding sequence ATGAGAGACCAAATAAAAAAGTTTTTGAATGAAGACCAAGATCCTAAGGCAATTGAGAAAATAACCTCAAAATTGCAGGATTTATTAATGAAAAATGAAGAAGTGGGTTACATTGGTGTTCAAAAAAAACCAGCGATAACCGTTTTTCCAGATAGTATTGTTTTAACCAACAAACGAATCATTTTGTGTAAGCCCAAAAACTTGGGGTTATCCATGGATTTTGTGGATTATGATTGGGAAGATGTTACTGCTTCATTTGTTAAAGAAAATTTATTAGGCTCTGAGTTCTCGTTTTCAACTAAAACTGAATTGACGATTTCGATTGATTATATTCCGAAAACACAGGCGAGAAAATTATACACCTTTGCCAAAGAACAAATGGATAATTTGAAAAATATAACATATACTGTAAATTCGCCAGTTGAAATAGAAGACGAAACAGCAACCGATGTTGAAGAAATGGAAACCGAAGAAGTAACCCATTTTGCTGAAATCGTATCGGCGAATCCGCCCGAATTCCATACGAATGAAATCCATACGACAACCAAAGAAAGACCTTTGAGCGAATTATCACAAGATGAGTTGTTCGAGAAATTACAGAACTATAAAAAGCTACTCGACAATGGATTGATTCTTCAAGGCGAGTATGACGCCCTTAAAAAAGAAGTTTTGAGTTATATGTAA